A part of Cryptococcus gattii WM276 chromosome G, complete sequence genomic DNA contains:
- a CDS encoding Hypothetical Protein (Similar to TIGR gene model, INSD accession AAW44610.1) translates to MAQPSPTAVLSQQPFPIDPAPAPAPAQPNPIPTSAPTVFTHLYTLLDARQSQNLTLPCLQPFAPLSSKPFPGRNSSGQGADSGKGKEKVKSDLDVIRELRESVASWRGILTKDNQEEGRLSTALKEVITHQSTLLPSSASLLLQGASSSSKPLFLSSHLLSQPTVLLQSIASAVKLQTFLEDSQFGLQQSSLAIAGERLVVDVDLGVDLGGEEDESRMGTPMGTPRPYTPVHGGMMPSSALSQNVDERGKVKLLKLVASHVTPSGGTGQCEWVRKVLNELVNDYLTLWNAPLLEEGYSAEKGLWEREEAARKLEQAFADLKWFDDVARDGSVDWFEELEKITGTVEKLKAEASNSGQRLYPADNHSVFPTFKLLPSSSLGPNPVWRIRPPKSTNESVPTISSIHSTKRDGEAEDVDMEEKWLETDWVIECIEEDGIAGVIVSRNWLGGSEHEEKEQVSSTIRLENLLYHPFQQPTFLAIPQQQPFPYTSSFIHSAKDGNGLDQHWSIAQPGPLGWVVGRVGMGRSLEGLYKTIKALRKQLVLNQMFTSVFKSEALTTYENENANGSGEAGQDEDDEMDDDWFSAPPKAVPCSVTLHQNSISIAIPLLDHEGKCEQLNVIAKASDEGPEYVTVEYEGRKIDEAEGGRNLVSLIRKVLEQRTKQP, encoded by the exons ATGGCCCAGCCTTCTCCCACGGCAGTACTCAGCCAGCAGCCGTTCCCCATAGATCCCGCTCCAGCTCCAGCTCCAGCCCAACCAAATCCCATACCCACTTCCGCCCCTACCGTCTTCACTCATCTCTACACCCTCCTCGATGCTCGCCAGTCACAGAACCTCACTTTACCTTGCCTTCAGCCATTCGCACCTTTATCCTCTAAGCCTTTTCCAGGAAGGAATAGTAGTGGACAGGGAGCAGACAGTGGTAAGGGCAAGGAAAAGGTAAAGAGTGATTTGGATGTCATCCGGGAACTGAGAGAGTCTGTGGCTTCATGGAGAGGTATATTGACCAAAGATAAtcaagaagagggaaggTTATCCACAGCTCTGAAAGAAGT GATCACCCACCAATCAACTctcctcccttcttcagcctctcttcttctgcaaGGAGCCTCGTCATCCTCCAAACCTTTATTCCTGTCCTCTCACCTCCTCTCCCAACCAACAGTGCTCCTCCAATCCATTGCATCAGCTGTCAAGCTCCAGACATTTTTGGAAGACTCTCAATTCGGACTTCAACAGAGCAGTTTAGCGATCGCTGGTGAGAGATTGGTCGTTGATGTGGATTTGGGAGTCGACCTTGGCggagaagaggacgagTCGAGAATGGGAACCCCAATGGGTACTCCAAGACCCTACACTCCCGTCCATGGTGGTATGATGCCTAGCAGCGCACTCTCGCAAAATGTAGATGAAAGAGGAAAAGTCAAGCTGCTAAAACTTGTCGCTTCACACGTTACGCCTTCGGGCGGGACAGGCCAGTGTGAATGGGTTAGAAAAGTACTGAACGAGCTAGTCAATGACTACTTGACGTTGTGGAACGCTCCACTTCTCGAAGAGGGATACAGCGCTGAAAAAGGTCTATgggagagagaagaagctgcACGCAAACTAGAGCAAGCATTTGCGGATTTGAAATGGTTCGATGATGTGGCACGGGATGGATCAGTGGATTGGTTTGAAGAACTGGAGAAAATTACGGGAACTGTAGAAAAACTCAAGGCTGAAGCTAG CAACAGTGGGCAGAGGCTCTATCCGGCAGACAACCATTCAGTCTTTCCAACCTTCAAacttcttccttcatcttctttggGACCTAATCCTGTATGGCGTATCCGGCCCCCAAAGTCCACCAACGAATCTGTTCCTACCATCTCGTCGATCCACAGCACGAAACGTGACGGTGAAGCCGAAGACGTCGATATGGAAGAAAAGTGGCTAGAGACCGATTGGGTGATAGAATGCATagaggaagatgggatTGCAGGAGTCATTGTCAGCAGAAATTGGCTAGGTGGTAGTGAACACGAAGAAAAGGAGCAAGTCAGTAGTACCATCAGACTGGAGAATCTCCTT TACCATCCATTTCAACAACCAACGTTTCTTGCCATCCCACAGCAACAACCATTCCCTTATACCTCCTCCTTCATTCATTCAGCCAAAGACGGGAATGGGTTGGATCAGCATTGGTCAATCGCTCAGCCTGGACCTCTAGGATGGGTGGTGGGCCGTGTCGGAATGGGTAGAAGCCTGGAAGGGCTCTATAAAACTATAAAA GCCTTGAGAAAGCAGCTCGTCCTGAATCAGATGTTTACGAGTGTTTTCAAGTCTGAAGCTTTGACAACATACGAGAACGAGAACGCGAACGGGAGCGGGGAGGCGGGTCAAGACGAAGATGACGAAATGGATGATGACTGGTTTTCCG CTCCTCCTAAAGCTGTCCCTTGTTCGGTCACCCTCCACCAGAATTCAATTAGCATTGCCATTCCCTTGCTTGACCATGAAGGGAAATGTGAACAACTGAATGTTATCGCCAAAGCAAGCGATGAGGGTCCGGAGTATGTTACCGTAGAGTACGAGGGTAGAAAAATTGACGAAGCAGAAGGAGGTAGGAATCTCGTTAGTCTAATAAGAAAGGTTCTTGAGCAGAGGACCAAACAGCCATAG
- a CDS encoding Mitochondrion protein, putative (Similar to TIGR gene model, INSD accession AAW44608.1) yields MSFFRPATTSSAALTFSPSIFSAPRPIQRCRCLSTTSIALSGHNRWSKIRHRKGAADQQRSALFAKLGKEIVISMRPPASADPAFNSRLATALQRAKEQGLTKQGIENAMARARAVAEGSGQSVIYEAVASGGKVAFMVECVTQNPARLVKRVKELLSKNGARTSPVAFLFEKKGSITLTPNGEEAGYEHLFDLAVEAGAEDVKEMESEDGGVEFEVITTPSDLSSITSTLQSNPAYSLQSSDLVFLPNDPLKVLEDGEEGEGITEETMESVMRLVDVLEEENEVVKVWTNLEE; encoded by the exons ATGTCCTTCTTTCGCCCAGCAACGACCTCTTCAGCGGCGCTCACCTTTAGCCCCTCTATATTTTCCGCTCCCAGGCCAATTCAGCGATGCCGCTGTCTTTCCACAACTTCCATCGCTCTTTCAGGTCACAACCGATGGTCCAAGATCAGACATCGCAAAGGTGCTGCTGACCAGCAGCGCAGTGCCCTCTTTGCAAAGCTAGGTAAA GAAATAGTGATCTCAATGCGACCACCTGCATCTGCAGACCCTGCGTTCAACTCGAGACTAGCAACTGCTTTGCAAAGAGCCAAAGAGCAGGGTCTGACGAAACAAGGAATTGAGAATGCTATGGCTAGA GCAAGGGCAGTGGCAGAAGGGTCAGGACAAAGTGTCATTTACGAAGCTGTAGCTTCAGGAGGCAAAGTTGCTTTTATGGT CGAATGCGTTACCCAGAATCCCGCTCGACTCGTCAAGCGTGTCAAGGAGTTACTGTCCAAGAACGGAGCTCGTACTTCACCAGTAGCATTTTTATTCGAAAAAAAGGGATCTATCACTCTTACGCCcaatggagaagaagcaggaTACGAGCACTTGTTTGACCTTGCGGTCGAGGCTGGGGCAGAGGACGTCAAAGAAATGGAAAGTGAAGATGGAGGCGTTGAGTTTGAG GTCATCACCACACCTTCAGACCTTTCATCCATAACATCAACTCTTCAGTCAAATCCCGCTTATTCTTTACAATCATCTGACCTCGTCTTTCTCCCAAATGACCCATTAAAGGTCCTcgaagatggtgaagaaggcgaGGGTATAACGGAAGAGACAATGGAGAGCGTTATGAGATTGGTAGATGTcttggaggaggagaatgaAGTTGTCAAGGTTTGGACAAATTTGGAAGAATAG
- a CDS encoding uncharacterized protein (Similar to TIGR gene model, INSD accession AAW44602.1), with translation MRTTIALFTSLFAASGALAHLQLSYPYALHSPLDPQTPEENKDYSITSPLLTDGTYPCKGFINNPASDMYSRATWDAGSTINYTLVGTATHGGGSCQLSMSYDSGATWNVILSWMGGCPIDAMTAEVTIPTDAPSGEALFAWGWFNLLGNREMYHNCAPVTITNGGSGLNENDYPTPFVANAGVNDCVTIENTAVVFPNPGKNVKYGGSYASTKPTEPAGFTGSNCVGSGASSSGSSSGSSTSQSTTSSSAAAIASSSADPSASASAGNASADSSPAVPAAATSSSDSCKRKRSEGPRRSRAD, from the exons ATGCGTACCACGATTGCACTCTTCACATCCCTTTTCGCCGCTTCTGGTGCCTTGGCGCATCTCCAGCTCTCCTACCCTTACGCCCTTCATAGCCCCCTCGACCCCCAGACCCCGGAAGAAAACAAAGATTACTCTATAACCAGTCCTTTGCTCACCGACGGAACCTATCCTTGCAAG GGCTTCATCAACAATCCTGCATCAGACATGTACTCCAGGGCAACTTGGGACGCCGGATCCACTATCAACTATACTCTTGTGGGCACTGCCACACATGGTGGTGGTTCATGTCAATTATCCATGTCATATGACAGCGGTGCTACCTGGAATGTCATTCTTTCTTGGATGGGTGGTTGCCCTATCGATGCCATGACTGCCGAAGTCACCATTCCCACCGATGCTCCTTCTGGCGAAGCCCTTTTCGCTTGGGGATGGTTCAACCTCCTCGGCAACCGTGAAATGTACCACAACTGTGCACCCGTTACCATTACCAACGGTGGATCTGGTCTTAACGAAAATGACTACCCCACTCCTTTCGTCGCTAATGCCGGTGTCAACGACTGTGTAACCATAGAAAACACTGCCGTCGTTTTCCCCAATCCCGGCAAGAACGTCAAGTACGGTGGCAGCTATGCGTCTACAAAGCCCACAGAACCTGCCGGCTTCACCGGTAGCAACTGTGTTGGGTCTGGAGCCTCCAGCAGCGGCAGCTCTTCAGGTTCGAGTACCTCCCAGTCTACCACTTCTAGCTCTGCAGCTGCCATTGCCTCCTCTTCCGCCGACCCCTCTGCGTCAGCTTCTGCTGGTAACGCATCTGCTGATTCTTCTCCCGCTGTTCCCGCTGCTGCCACCTCATCTTCCGACTCTTGCAAGCGCAAGCGATCCGAGGGTCCAAGGAGGTCCAGGGCCGATTAA
- a CDS encoding Transcriptional activator, putative (Similar to TIGR gene model, INSD accession AAW44599.1), with amino-acid sequence MSEGGENREKNDEAKLQMSELEQDDLNHEERESKRIKLDNGEESAQQIIARQPSPAPNPPKEGEPYTSSEQPPPKSPTRSVPSPKPSSPSPDIVSVPEPSKVLNVLPAATLGPIDGTDNELLEQPCSVSIGSFAPLAMKDEDIEMADGTISEAAPAPDKNESEMVKVGDVSTPAAADSPAKEKDDISSAKGKTKSALASKSQTTKGKKAPAKKGRAKTKVEELKGSKARSASVSVSVSHLYVKSTIKSSTQESRDSTPSVSTDHSQFTSPSGAPIDLNTVYCICRKPDTDDDEGLMVGCESCDGWFHASCVGLDEEMVGLLDVYICKSCERSTAQRTIYKQVCKRDGCKKSVAGSSSKFCSSQCAFRYSQAMLGAITNKTAIKQLSKALISFPRPKLGVTVEHHMPAKSETSIFSVYDDTQTQLLTLQKRQEAAQKAILRIQKRQALLHIAVDRCERLPPIAPTETEESQQKGKKRKAGRPTDDRPCGWEASLIAEDEEVEELVKGEGEEMEVVVGEREVCMLPRRKCDRHQGWQRTVAVSLDLELATLTRTYESLQENQRLIEEANQALKISEEARELFLSKKQAVKRK; translated from the exons ATGTCTGAAGGTGGAGAAAATAGAGAGAAGAATGATGAGGCCAAGTTACAGATGTCGGAGCTGGAACAAGATGACTTGAATCATGAGGAACGAGAAAGTAAGAGGATAAAATTGGACAATGGAGAGGAATCGGCGCAACAAATCATTGCACGACAACCCTCACCAGCGCCAAATCCTCCAAAGGAGGGAGAACCGTATACTTCTTCAGAACAACCGCCACCGAAATCCCCCACTCGATCTGTGCCCTCCCCAAAACCATCATCTCCGAGTCCTGATATCGTTAGCGTACCCGAGCCCTCCAAAGTGCTCAACGTCCTTCCCGCGGCTACCTTAGGACCTATCGACGGTACGGACAATGAGCTTCTAGAACAACCGTGCAGCGTCTCCATTGGTTCCTTTGCTCCCCTGGCGATGAAGGACGAGGATATAGAGATGGCGGATGGAACAATTTCCGAGGCTGCACCTGCGCCTGATAAAAATGAAAGCGAGATGGTAAAAGTGGGAGATGTGTCGACCCCTGCTGCGGCCGACTCACCGGCtaaagaaaaggatgatATTTCATCTGCAAAGGGGAAAACAAAATCTGCTCTTGCTTCAAAGTCTCAAACTACCaaagggaagaaggcaCCTGCAAAGAAGGGCAGAGCCAAAACAAAG GTGGAAGAGCTGAAAGGGAGCAAAGCACGCTCTGCAAGCGTTTCCGTTAGTGTCTCTCATCTTTATGTGAAGTCAACTATTAAAAGTTCAACTCAGGAATCTCGCGATTCGACACCCTCTGTATCGACCGATCACAGTCAATTCACCTCCCCTTCCGGAGCTCCTATAGACTTGAACACTGTCTACTGTATCTGTCGTAAACCAGATACCGACGACGACGAAGGTCTAATGGTCGGATGTGAGAGCTGTGACGGGTGGTTTCATGCGTCTTGTGTGGGTCTAGATGAGGAGATGGTAGGGCTGTTGGATGTCTATATCTGTAAGAGCTGTGAGCGAA GTACGGCTCAAAGGACGATATACAAGCAGGTTTGTAAAAGAGATGGGTGCAAAAAATCTGTTGCCGGGTCGAGCTCCAA GTTTTGCTCTTCACAATGCGCATTTCGCTATTCCCAAGCTATGCTAGGCGCGATCACGAACAAAACCGCAATCAAGCAATTGAGCAAAGCTCTCATATCTTTTCCTCGGCCCAAACTCGGCGTGACCGTAGAACATCACATGCCCGCAAAATCCGAAACTTCAATCTTTTCAGTGTATGACGACACTCAAACTCAACTTTTAACTCTCCAAAAACGACAGGAAGCTGCCCAAAAAGCCATCTTACGCATACAAAAACGTCAAGCCCTTTTGCATATAGCGGTAGACAGATGCGAACGATTACCGCCCATAGCACCAACTGAAACTGAAGAGTCGCAACAAAAGGGCAAGAAACGTAAAGCCGGACGGCCCACAGACGACAGACCGTGTGGTTGGGAAGCTAGTCTGATCGCCGAAGACgaagaggtggaagagTTGGTCAAGGgcgaaggagaagagatggaagtGGTTGTAGGGGAAAGAGAGGTATGCATGCTTCCAAGGAGAAAGTGTGACCGACATCAGGGATGGCAAAGGACTGTTGCTGTATCTCTGGACCTCGAATTAGCTACCTTG ACACGCACGTATGAAAGCCTGCAGGAGAATCAACGATTGATAGAAGAGGCCAATCAAGCCTTGAAAATATCAGAAGAAGCTCG AGAATTGTTTTTGTCGAAAAAACAAGCAGTCAAGCGCAAGTAG
- a CDS encoding Hypothetical protein (Similar to TIGR gene model, INSD accession AAW44597.1; CNG01760), producing the protein MNRSLRILRPQTYALPYRPRPAGLPSNLLRPVAPTSSPAGAKVSQYLTFMRTYASGPGSSAENDKKYVEKQKATPGAKEELKGLTADFAKIVAGNSKEAAQLGAREQSTTRAHPGSITEDFGSITSAMWTAVPKPAMYFGLAGTLPYLATSLGTVLLARQASIASTSGSEAELVNILQNLHLVEHVQITYGAVLLSFLGAIHWGMEFAKLGGEKGALRLALGAAPVLFAWPTTFLTHGVALAAQWCGFTALWAADQRASSAGWTTGWYSTYRFYLSLVVGFSIIGTLAGTGFYGAGAGANFDPDTKHFEHTTRRVSPLARFDRVKEMKESSKGRIEGKVKGDISVVEDNESFLKLKNVQKEEDQKKKEEEEQKNKAAEQDKKESEQKDKSPGGMKDDQKQRTEGGDKKDKGKQDGDQHEKKDQGGEKDSKQTEKEDQDAKRKKAHEDKGAAGNPNAGMR; encoded by the exons ATGAACCGGTCACTCCGCATCCTCAGACCTCAGACTTATGCCCTCCCATACCGCCCCCGCCCAGCCGGCCTGCCCTCAAACCTGCTACGGCCCGTCGCTCCCACTTCAAGCCCTGCTGGAGCCAAAGTCTCCCAGTACCTCACTTTCATGAGAACCTATGCTTCTGGGCCTGGAAGTAGTGCTGAGAATGATAAGAAATATGTTGAAAAACAGAAGGCTACTCCTGGGGCGAAGGAAGAG CTTAAAGGATTGACAGCAGATTTTGCAAAGATCGTGGCTGGTAACTCCAAAGAAGCTGCCCAACTAGGTGCAAGAGAGCAGAGTACTACCCGAGCGCACCCTGGTTCTATCACAGAGGATTTTGGAAGTATCACCTCTGCCATGTGGACTGCGGTTCCCAAGCCTGCTATGTACTTTG GCCTTGCTGGGACTCTGCCCTACCTTGCAACTTCGTTGGgcactgtcttgctggCCAGGCAGGCCTCTATTGCTAGCACTA GTGGCTCCGAAGCCGAGCTCGTCAACATTCTTCAGAACCTCCATTTGGTGGAGCATGTCCAAATCACCTACGGAGCCgtccttctctccttcctcgGTGCTATTCATTGGGGTATGGAATTTGCCAAACTTGGTGGTGAAAAAGGTGCTCTCCGTCTTGCACTCGGCGCTGCCCCCGTCCTCTTCGCCTGGCCCACTACCTTTCTGACCCACGGTGTTGCACTTGCGGCCCAATGGTGTGGTTTCACTGCACTGTGGGCTGCCGATCAGCGAGCTAGCAGCGCCGGCTGGACAACCGGTTGGTACTCTACTTACCGATTCTACCTTTCTCTCGTGGTCGGTTTCTCCATTATCGGTACTCTTGCCGGTACAGGCTTCTACGGTGCTGGTGCGGGGGCCAACTTTGATCCCGACACTAAGCACTTTGAGCACACTACCCGCCGAGTCTCTCCTCTTGCCCGATTTGACAGGGtgaaagagatgaaggagagtAGCAAGGGCCGAATCGAAGGCAAGGTCAAGGGCGACATTTCTGTGGTCGAGGACAATGAAAGCTTCTTGAAGCTGAAGAATGTccagaaggaagaggaccagaagaagaaggaggaagaggaacaAAAGAACAAGGCGGCAGAGCAGGACAAGAAAGAGAGTGAACAGAAGGACAAGAGTCCTGGGGGCATGAAGGACGATCAGAAGCAAAGGACTGAAGGTGGTGACAAGAAGGACAAGGGCAAACAGGATGGAGATCAGCacgagaagaaggatcAAGGAGGTGAGAAGGACTCTAAGCAGACTGAAAAGGAGGACCAGGACgcaaagaggaagaaggccCATGAAGACAAGGGTGCCGCTGGTAACCCCAACGCGGGCATGCGATAA
- a CDS encoding Transcription factor, putative (Similar to TIGR gene model, INSD accession AAW44595.1) — protein MSRVPSGSQQPQYTQQPLYHPSSVHSQSAPVQQAHPQYHPHTGQPMTFQGDPHAYSYDRQSQINAWQANPGAAGSMEYHGAVAGSSRGADPYQPYSQPHRSSPSQPVTAGRTQPASAQQYTPWAPVPTNAGTPSSRGGGVKLEDLMSNDSRTGGKNQPLSSMPLSVSASFDTRSQFSAGPQGAGAEKEKDKEREKANQQQGPSEFIKKLYKMLEEEQAQYGSSRAKKGEKGKRGSVGWGANGTSFVVWDMNEFTTKILPQTFRHSNFSSFVRQLNKYGFSKIWEFQHPNFQAGGKSDLESIKRKPVAPKKANAQEGDESSPRHGGLSNEDQSRMHLMEDRINVLEDALAKSRSEADEARMREMAMMGLVRDMVGHIAASESDNLARAYPPEMYHTNIAPQPTTMPYTPAQPQSHQSFLNAAYNPAFSGSSVSGAAQAQASPHTDGTGSRGSLSGPSTSEIKPPPSSSRLRAASNAGVVPPDGVNTSLPMASQPSGNPLAGPVAHAEDPADDVIEIPNQMQDMYGSESVNIAPLFVETPAWLTEGTTIPLTMYRKQSDGQALKAVYQAFAAGGKLPAGEGQGEDGNAIASGSGTSAAEIMAGSSQMALQQSYGAGPSTSTGIPIPMNGSPSSESSSRKGKGKKSRGTSLKEQRESKLKPHWAQTPRILVVEDDIVYRTLSKKFLQKFGCETETVENAQGAVDKMNGTKYDLVLMDIFFGPNMDGRKATSLIRQFNNYTPIISMTSNAQPQDVDSYYQSGMNDILAKPFTKNHLFTILDKHLVHLRHAQLYERLIPLGVGVPPLSDQHVQEALAVSAANLQNTNGQLQLENGQTGEAQNEQQDSNGALELGIRNPLAGSGWSDEAYQLVLAQFLQTGVMPDITTISAVSSSSSNPNGIDGTIGTSVVFGDSSGFSRKRSIEAISDDNWDGQAQTPASVQAQAQAQAQAQAQAQAQAQAQAQAQAQAQAQVQAQAQSTIVQNDQPQGMSLQMPTSAGMGMDVNMGNMPESGMMNQDMSNGSDGREAKRARGMAG, from the exons ATGTCCCGTGTTCCTTCAGGCTCTCAGCAGCCGCAGTACACGCAACAGCCGCTCTATCACCCATCCTCCGTCCATTCTCAATCAGCACCCGTACAACAAGCGCATCCACAATATCATCCTCATACAGGCCAGCCAATGACCTTCCAGGGCGATCCCCATGCGTACTCCTATGACAGACAATCTCAAATAAATGCATGGCAAGCAAATCCGGGCGCGGCTGGTAGTATGGAATACCACGGTGCTGTTGCTGGTTCTTCACGTGGTGCCGATCCGTACCAGCCTTATTCACAGCCTCATCGCTCTTCACCATCCCAACCGGTGACGGCGGGTCGAACACAGCCTGCCTCAGCACAACAGTACACCCCTTGGGCACCGGTGCCGACGAATGCAGGGACACCATCCAGTCGAGGAGGTGGGGTTAAGCTCGAGGACTTGATGAGTAATGACTCTCGTACTGGTGGGAAAAATCAGCCTTTATCGAGTATGCCCCTCAGCGTCTCTGCGTCTTTTGATACGCGATCCCAATTCAGTGCTGGTCCCCAGGGCGCCGGCGcagaaaaggaaaaagacaaggaaagggagaaagCGAACCAGCAGCAGGGACCTTCAGAATTCATCAAAAAGCTCTACAAAATgctggaggaagaacaagCACAGTATGGAAGTAGTCGGGCGAAGAAGGgagaaaagggaaaaaggGGTTCAGTCGGTTGGGGAGCGAATGGAACGAGTTTTGTGGTATGGGATATGAACGAATTCACCACGAAAATCTT GCCTCAAACTTTCAGACATTCCAATTTCTCCAGTTTTGTGCGACAGCTGAATAAATATGGCTTTTCCAAG ATTTGGGAGTTTCAACATCCGAATTTCCAGGCCGGCGGTAAATCAGATCTTGAGAGTATTAAG CGCAAACCCGTGGCGCCCAAGAAGGCGAACGCtcaagaaggagatgaaaGTTCTCCTCGTCATGGTGGCCTGAGCAATGAAGACCAGAGCCGTATGCACTTGATGGAAGACAGGATCAATGTCCTGGAGGATGCACTCGCGAAATCCAGATCAGAAGCGGACGAGGCTAGGATGCGTGAGATGGCGATGATGGGTTTGGTGAGAGATATGGTTGGTCACATCGCGGCCAGCGAAAGCG ACAACCTTGCGAGAGCTTATCCGCCCGAAATGTACCACACGAACATTGCTCCACAACCAACGACGATGCCTTACACTCCCGCCCAACCCCAAAGTCACCAGTCTTTCCTGAATGCTGCATACAACCCCGCTTTTAGCGGTAGTAGTGTCAGTGGTGCGgctcaagctcaagctTCTCCTCATACAGACGGTACAGGAAGCCGAGGAAGTCTTAGCGGGCCGAGCACAAGCGAAATCAAGCCTCCCCCGTCGTCTTCCCGCCTTCGAGCGGCTTCCAATGCCGGCGTCGTACCACCTGATGGCGTAAACACTTCTTTGCCTATGGCGAGCCAACCCTCTGGCAACCCGCTTGCAGGCCCTGTTGCCCACGCTGAAGATCCTGCTGACGATGTCATCGAGATCCCTAACCAGATGCAAGACATGTACGGCAGCGAGTCTGTCAATATCGCTCCTCTTTTTGTAGAGACTCCTGCTTGGCTGACCGAAGGAACGACGATCCCTCTCACAATGTACCGAAAACAGAGTGATGGACAAGCCTTGAAGGCTGTTTACCAAGCGTTTGCAGCTGGGGGAAAATTACCTGCTGGGGAGGGGCAAGGCGAGGATGGAAATGCGATCGCCTCAGGATCCGGTACGAGTGCCGCTGAAATCATGGCAGGCTCAAGCCAGATGGCTCTTCAGCAATCGTATGGCGCTGGTCCTAGTACCTCCACTGGCATCCCTATTCCCATGAATGGTTCACCATCTAGCGAGAGCAGTTCTCgcaagggcaagggcaagaaaTCTCGCGGAACAAGTCTTAAAGAACAACGTGAATCCAAACTCAAACCACACTGGGCCCAGACGCCCAGAATTTTGGTCGTTGAGGACGATATTGTTTACCGAACCCTATCGAAAAAGTTCTTGCAGAAGTTTGGTTGTGAGACAGAGACAGTGGAGAATGCGCAAGGTGCGGTGGATAAGATGAATGGGACAAAATATGACTTGGTGTTAATGGACATTTTCTTTGGGCCTAATATGGATGG ACGAAAAGCTACCTCTTTGATTCGACAGTTCAATAATTATACTCCTATTATTTCTATGACTTCCAATGCTCAACCCC AGGATGTGGATTCTTACTACCAATCGGGTATGAACGATATTCTCGCAAAACCCTTTACCAAAAACCATCTTTTCACTATCCTCGACAAGCACCTCGTCCATCTCCGACATGCTCAACTTTACGAGCGACTCATCCCCCTCGGTGTCGGTGTCCCTCCTTTATCTGATCAGCATGTCCAGGAGGCCTTGGCTGTCAGCGCGGCGAATCTGCAAAACACCAATGGCCAGTTGCAGCTGGAAAACGGGCAAACAGGAGAAGCGCAGAATGAGCAACAAGATTCAAACGGAGCGCTAGAATTAGGGATCAGGAACCCGTTGGCGGGAAGCGGTTGGAGTGATGAAGCATATCAACTTGTACTAGCT CAATTCCTTCAAACTGGAGTGATGCCTGATATCACGACCATCTCTGCAGtatcatcatcctcttctaATCCCAATGGCATCGATGGCACAATCGGTACCAGCGTCGTCTTTGGTGACTCATCTGGTTTCAGTCGCAAACGATCCATTGAAGCCATCAGCGATGACAACTGGGATGGTCAAGCTCAAACGCCTGCTTCGGTTCAagctcaagctcaagcGCAAGCTCAAGCTCAGGCTCAGGCTCAAGCTCAGGCTCAGGCTCAGGCTCAGGCTCAGGCTCAGGCTCAGGCTCAGGTTCAGGCTCAGGCTCAGAGTACGATCGTGCAAAATGATCAGCCGCAAGGCATGTCATTGCAGATGCCAACAAGCGCGGGGATGGGTATGGACGTGAATATGGGTAACATGCCGGAGTCTGGTATGATGAACCAAGATATGAGTAATGGCTCTGATGGCAGAGAGGCCAAGCGAGCTCGAGGTATGGCGGGGTAG